GTGGCGCTGTGGACCAGGCAGGGCGTTAAGATCAGGATTTAAGTGGGTATTGTGGGTATGTTTTTACAGATTTAACATCAGGGCTGTAGAACGAGAAACACGTCTATTTTATTGGCATTAAGTTTAGATATTTTGGAAGAATTTTAGGCATCTGATTTCTGTTCCCTTAGCAATTAACTACAGCACTGTTAAAAGCAATCGATTCCTGACTCTCCCTCCCTATTGCAAATGTACAATGCAAAATGCAGAACATACAGACTAACAAAAAGCACATGCATGGACGGGTTTGGTGTTgggtttgtttctttcttttagtatttcttgaaTACTATTTTATTGGCCTTCATTTAGAGGGAAATTGGTAGTTTATTCAAAGAagtgttttgtgcagctactcAGCAGTGAAATCAGCTGTCTTAGTGCCCATAACATCTGCCATTAAATCCAGTTCTACTTTGCATTACCACGCCCATGAATAAACTCCGCTCTCAGATTTGTAGTGATGACGCCACTCTGTGATGAAACATGTAAGTCTTTTCCCCTACCCCAGCTCAATTAAATGCAGCACTTACTAAATAAACGCTTACAAACCACAGCAGAGGAAcacattacaaatagaaacaaaattaattgaataaacttgaataaaatgcatttaaaagaatacaattacacACAGGAGCACactggtattttactgtaaagtttatggaACCCAGACAAAAGAATACCAGAGGCACAGAGCACTGTGTACTGTTGCAGTTTGCTTTGCACACCCCTGCCTCTCTGCCTTATACAGTAACTCGTACTTTCACTGGAACATCAAAGAATTGCATACAGAGTAATGAACTTTCTTGGCAACTGCTTGATcccaatcaatctttatttaatatatgtgcCCTTCACAACAAATTGTCACAGGGCACTTGACAACAGAATAAAACAGCAATTGTTTGGTGAGCACGAAAAACAATCAACAATATAAAAATGCTAAACTATGCATGTAAAATGCAGTACAaggtaataacatttaaaatatgaatgtagattataaaaatatgtcttcaatcaggttttaaaaacaaCTACAGTTGGTGCCTCCCTTACAGAAACTGGCAGTTGATTCCATAGTTCGAGAGCCCTAAAGCCAAATGCTCTAGCtcctgtgttctttttaaaaatcttaggGATAGTAAGCAGTCCTGCGTCCTGGGATCGCAGTGGTCGTATAGGTGTGTATGggattaaaatatcatttaaatatgagGGAGCTAAACCATTTAGTGCTTTGTATGTAATAAACATAACCTTAATATCAATCCTGAActtacagggagccagtgcagggcTACCAGTACCAGGGTAATGTGATCATATCTCGTACTTCTTGTTAAGACCCTGGCAGCAGCGTTCTGCACAAGCTGCAGTCGAGATAAGATTGATCTGGGAATACCAGAgaacagagcattgcagtaatctagTCTGGAtcttataaaagcatgcatcaaccTCTCTGCATCTTGCATGGAGAGAAAGTACCTTAGCagtatttcttaaatgaaaaggATACTTTGGTTATCTTAGATATGGGTCAAAGATTACACCCAGATTTCTCATTTCGAGAACTGGAAGACGCTCCCCAGAAAGGCGAGggggagatatttcctgtgcgctggatGGATAAGAACATGAAAATACGTgtccttcaggtccactgttgtACCTCACAAAAATACCAATTTTAAATGACGCTGTCAAACGACGGATCGCTTTTAGTTTCACAGTGCATTGATCGGCTGCGTGATTTTCCTATACAACTCCATGAATCCACTGACATTTCTGTCCCATTTACTCGCCTGTGTTCAGCATGTGTGGAATAAAGGAAGACTTTGTTTTGCAAGGAGCTCAAGACAACAACAAAGTCAGTTATTTTACTACTAAAATGGCTAAAAGTACTAGATGTTACACACgtctgccacagggctcccctgctAGGTGCATATGCAGGTTGCAGTAACCACAAACCATACATGACTTTTGCTGAAAGTAAGGGAGTCAGTAGAGTTTTGAGCTAAATATGGGAGAAAATTGGTCATGGGAGTTGTctgggagaagtgtccaaaaaacggGAGAGATCCGGCAAATAAGTGAGTGTTGACAGGTCTGAAAGTACCGAGCCAGAATGAACGTTGAccatgacgtgtgtgtgtgtgtgtgtgtgtgtgcttggcaAAGATACCTTCACATCTTGACAGAATTGttgctcagcaccagcaacaagtttcacattgagtaagtaaagcaaaaataattatatgtgtgtatatacagtgccctTCGAAAGCATTGGAACAGCGAGGTCTAACCTGTAATTTTTGCTTTACAGTCaagcaatttgtatttgtgatcatgagattaatatgaataataattacaataacatGTTATGGTTCTGATTGAGTTTCTCTCTCAGCTTCAAAATTGCCTGCTTTTCTTTAACAGAAAGTTCTTTGGTTTTCATATTGATTTTCGACTACGGACTCTAAACACTGATGTCAAAGCGAGACATTGATAGAATGTTCACAGCTCTTATGAGTGCCTAATTACCCAACAAAACACCTGACCAACTAGAGACACCTGTCAGCCAATTGTCCCAATACTTTTGCTCCTTCAAAATAGAGGTTCAACACTATAAATTTGTTTAATTGACCCAAGAGGGTAGAACTGAATTGactctattaaaaacaaaacacttgcgaGTTGTACTTaccagtcatgttttttttttcaggagaaatGATTATTAGAGTTCCAAGTTCTAACAAGTAGAAAACTTCCCTGCTAATGCTTTGAGAGTCAtctctccttctcttctctctccagctctcagAGACGTACGGCAATGTGTTCACCTTCCACATGGGTCCCAAGAAGTATGTGGTTTTGACAGGCTATGAGGCAGTCAAGGAGGCTCTAGTAACCCAAGCAGACGACTTCTCAGAGAGAGGCCAGACGCAAATTACAGAAAAGTTCTCTAAAGGCGGGAATGGTAAGAGACGTGCCTCCAGAGTCCCTTCATCCTGAACTGCAGCAGGAATGGTTGGTTCACAGGTGACAGTCagtggtgttgattgggctaatttaccattccaattgaaacaatagaaacaaACGGCTTTGTGCTGATTGGTGCTTTCAGTTTAGCCTCCGTGGAGAGCACCAATCATCCAGGCAGAGGTTTCTTCAGTCGTTTCAATTGAAATGGTGCATTAGACGTTTGACACCATTTGACCCTCGGGTCAATAAGACCTGTTTCTGGACTGGGTCtagtttgaaaaaatacatttcttcataCATTTTTGTTACTTCATAGAAAAATAATCATTGATGTGTAAACACTGCATGAGATTTGAAGACTTCAATCAGTTGTTTTCAGCTTGTCCTGTTCTAGCTGACACTCTCAATTCTCTTAACTCTCTTAATTCTCTTAACTAATGCAtgtttcttgtttagattcactttgtatcattttctctttcagtcatCACAACTCTTTATTAAAacgtattattttaaaacaccaaagctcaatagagctctcagaatcatggcTAACCTCCAAGTCCATCTGGGTTTGTAAACTAGAGCAGTGGTTCGCCTCCCTGGTcctgggaccccctgtgtctgcttgttttagctttaactcttttttttcagctcttaaacagtaaCCTGAACTCTGTTTCCCACAGGTATTCTCTTCGGTAAGGGGGAGTCTTGGAAGGTGATGCGTCGATTCACCCTCTCCACTCTGCGGGACTTTGGGATGGGGAAGAAGACCACTGAGGACCGGATCATCGAGGAGTCCCAGAGACTGGTGGAGGTCTTCCAGTCCCACAAAGGTGACGACCAAACCAGGAGCAGAGATAATAAAGGATTGACCCTCAATGGGCACAAAGCACAGACCAGACCCAGATTCTGCAGCTGTGTGTTTCCTCCCAAGCCTGTTAGTTAGAAAGTTTCACATTCTGCTCTGCTCTCTTCTGTTGTGACTTTatcttattttaaagtaaaactgaAAGTCAAGTTGACTAACTTTTCAGTTAGTGCCTTCCTCTGAAGAAAGTAGGCTAATGTTTCGGCTACTTTTCTTGCAGTGCCATAAAAATACTTTCTTCTGAAGAAGGCACTAATAGAAGcatttttccttctttcttttgtttcttttagttttacctttTAATTCTTAAGCGTTTGAAGTTAACAATGGCTTTTCTTGTTTTCCCCACTCTAAGGAAAACCCTTTGACCCCCAAATCATCATCAACTCTGCTGTCTCCAACATCATCTGCTCCATCGTGTTCGGAGACCGCTTCGACTACAGCGATGCACAGTTCCTGAATCTGCAAAGAATTGTGAATGAGAACATCAGGCTGATTGTGAGCCCCAAGACACAGGTACAGTGTAGTGATTAGACCTCCTGATTTTATAAAGGTGCAGTCAAATTAGTGAAATCTCACAGAACCACAGTGTAGAATTGTTTTTACACTGATTTTAGAGATCTTAGCCATTAAGAGAATCAAACTAGTTtttgtccctgtgtgtgtctctgtatagaGTTGTATGAACATGCTGTTTTGCACTTCGCTGCTTGTATGCAGATAGTTTAGTAAAATAACCCACCTACACGTCCATTGAAAGTGAACTCGCTTGTATTCATGCAACCCGCGCCTTCTAGACCTTCCGGAGTGACGACAGGTTTTTTGATGTTTTGAGGTgcaatttttttatattcttactCATAGATGTCGCATTCTGAAATATTCATTACAGTACactttgtcatttgttttgtgtgtatatatttaatttttacatacggttcatcatttgaaaactgtaattcttgcctgtcagacaaaaaggtactgAATCCAGTGCGAttggcacaaatgaacccctgtaTATACTGATACAATCGTCCTGATACAGATACAGCTGGTCCAACCCCCTCTTCCTCCTTGTCTTTCAGCTGTATAACATGTTTCCTTTCTTGGGCATCTTCCTGTCTGATCACAAGACGTTTCATGCAAATCGAATAATGTTTCAGAagtacattataaacacatataaGGATCGTGAAGACACTGTGGACAGCAATGACCTGAGGAGCTTCATCGACACGTTCATCTCCAGGCAGAGAGAAGAGGTAATATCAGCACAGCAGAGCCTCACTATCAGGGACTGGAAGGGAACAACAGATTTTAGGCTTGtaaagaaaggcttttttttttttagtatgtagGATGTAACTTTTTATTCCCTTTTTGTAACAGTAGTCTTGTGAAGGTGCTTTGTTACAATGTCATTGCTGTAGATTTACCTGCACAGTTTAGCACAGAGTGCTTGAAGTTACCTTGGAAAGGAGTTGTCACTGATGCCCTTCATTGCTTTACAGGAGGCCAGAAACTCCAAGTATTTCCACCAGGATAACTTGGCCGCCACCGCAGGGAACTTGTTTGCTGCAGGGACTGAGACCACCTCTACCACCCTGCGCTGGGGGCTGCTGCTCATGATGAAGTACCCCCACATTCAGGGTGAGCGAGGGGGTACCCCCActtgagagagagacaggcatcACATTCCTCCTCATCTTCtcctccgcccccccccccccccccccccccccccccttctctggTTTCCCCTCCTAAGAGGAGGAAGAGCCATCGCTCTCATAGATCGGAGAGCTCTGAGCACCTGGATAAGCTTTGGGAGGCAGTCTCCCAATAGGGAAACGTGTTAGCAGAGCTGTTGCACGACCACATTGCTACACTGGCTCCCTCTGCACCATTACAGGCACAGGGAGGAGAAGAAGCAGAGTGGCAGCAAGAGGATCTGCTCTCTATCGTTGCTTCTGAGGAGGCAGTCGATCAAGAGTTCCCCTCTGAGGAGGGTGACTCAGATGGAGCAACACCAGTAAATCATGTGTTATTATCAGCAGAGCTTTTGCCACTGATTTAAgagtgtgtgacagagatcaaatgattcttggtgttagatctccctcctaacctgtgagggcactatgtaaaagaaCAGAGTAACcataactaaatggcatgacaatttattccttagggtaggtggaagtcggtcatttaggaagggggcggagctacggcacccaagttcaGTGACTCGGACGGGAGATGACGTGGcatccaaggattggaggagcggatgcgctcgttaacctaggggtcatgggcgagggtataaataggagGGGCAGTGAAAggatcttttcctttgtatatggttagtaacaacctagaaggagtccccgttatttgtgaaagaaaccgtgagtgtttgttagttttgtcttgtaacgctgtttgtttgtattgtctgtttcaagattattaacacgatctggagctgcagccgcaggccagcatcaaacccggatatcaccactcattCTTTactgaggaactgtctttgcaccacaagcacttcaTTCACGCAcagtaggaactgtgtctgttttgtgtgggtgagaaaagactggacttttggttgtgggtcaaacctgttggatttacaaacagaagtgataTACACCACtataccacttccatcattattattgtttacaggttttgccataaggctctgggcattataatcattaataaacacccttgtacCTGTGAATCATTGACTGTGTGATTAACCCGCTCTGTACTGCACTCtgcaccactttgccacagagggcCACAGATGTTTTGAATGTTCCATGGCCTGTAGATGACAAGTAGAAACACTCAATTTTTGAGGATGATCCTGCTTCCTTTCAGGTGTCTCCTCCAGTACAGCCGGATTTCCTCTTTGAGGTGCATTCATCCTGGGGTCACCCGGCTACAGCACCTGCTGCTTCACGTTCTTTGGGAATGCTGTACAGCCTGCATGAGGCAGAAAAAACCTGGCATGGCTGATTTTCCACCAGTAGATGTTGTTATCTCTCTTAAATAAAGTTGCTTCCTGCCCGAATAAGCAGTACAGGGTTTCTGAGAGTATGCTGAAAAAGGTTTGCTCGTCTGGTGATTTTTGCTGTGCGGTTGGGTAATTATAACAGCATCTTGGTGGCTTACCAGAGCTTTTTGAAGTCTCTTAAAGAaagtcacagacacacaccacaGCAGCTTGAGGAACTGTGGCTGGTGAAGAAGAATCTGCTCCGTATAGCAAAATTCAACAGGCAGGCAGTGGATAGGACTGGTTGCTTTAGTAGCTGCAAGATGTCAGGTCTGGCTGTCTATGGCACGCATAGCAGATGGTGACAAAGCACTATTGCTGGATGCTCCCAGTACTCCAGTGCTCTCATCGGGTGCAGAAGTCTACTAAGGAACTGGTGCGCCTATTTCCTTTATCAGTGAGTCACCTGGAGTACTGGCGTCAATGCACCTCGGACACATGAGTGCTCAAACCTCTTCATATCAGtaattgcagtgtgtttgtaaatCTTCCCTGTTAACAGACAAAGTTCAGGAGGAGATTGAGAGTGTGATTGGGAGGGACCGCCCCCCGCAGGTCGAGGACAGGAAGAGCATGCCCTACATGGACGCCGTGCTGCATGAGATCCTGAGAGTGGGCAACTTGGTGCCCATGAACCTGCTGCACGAGACCACAGGGGACACCACCTTCCGGGGGTACAGGATACCCAAggtgagacagagacagagagtgtATAGGGGTGGTCCGGTCCACAAATGGAAAACATAGAGACTAATAAACCAGCAAGGGCACTGGACGTTTCTGTTTTGCAGCAAATAACTCCTCTTACTACAGCAGTGTAGGAGTGATGATAGTGTATCCTCATTTGTATAGCTGACAGACAGGTCTCCTTGAATTAGGTTAGCTTTGGTATTTCACCTTTCTATaaatgtgtgtctgtctatctgtgtgtgtgtgcgtgtgtgtcccAGGGTACCCCGGTGATCCCGCTACTCTCCTCCGTGCTCTCTGATAAGACACAGTGGGAGACCCCTCACCAGTTCAACCCCAACCACTTCCTGGACGCGCAGGGCAAGTTTGTCAAGAGAGACGCCTTCATGCCCTTCTCAGCAGGTCAGTGTGTCAGAGAGAAGGGACCAGGTTAGACAGGATTGGGGCTAACCCTCCTCCACCCCAGCATTTTAACAGCAAAGGGAACTGCTATCAATAGAGGTGCAACCAGCAACCAGTTTCCTAATGGAATATAGAACAGGTAACAATCGCTATGAAGCCTTCAGATTCAGCTGAAAACATGCGGGTGCAGATTATTCTACCAATACAATATATGCAATACGGAAAGCTTACTATTTAAAACAAGAAGTCAACCTGTTTTCATTAGCGTTTTCCATTTCAACGTTACTGTCTTAGCTACTTTACTAATCCTGAAGTCtctgtgtgtggtgcagtgtgtgagtgttgCAGTACGAGTCAgtaatccaccccccccccccccccccccccccccccaggtcggAGGGTGTGTCTTGGAGAGACCCTTGCCAAGGTGGAGCTCTTCCTCTTCTTCACCATGCTCCTGCAGAAGTTTCACTTCCGCCCGCCCCAGGAGGTCAGCCCTGAGCAACTGGACCTCACCCCCACCCCTGGAATCACCTCCAGCCCCCAGCCCTTCCAACTGTGCGCCCTGAGCCACTGAGAGACCCTGTGATACTGCAACCCTGCCTTACTGCATCTGCTAGACCTTACTACAGCCACTGACCCCTCCCACTGGACCCTTCAGCCATTGAGACCCCTCAGCCAGAGAGACCCAACCTGACTGCAGCCACGAGAACCCTCAAACAGGATTGGACTGTTGGCCAAATGATAAATGTTAAAGGGAAAGTCTCATGTAAATCATTTGTTGGCTTAGTAACAGTTCAACTGTCCACACAGGTTTTaggaactaaataaaaaaatattggcaCTAACCTTTTCAGTTGGAGCCTCCTGCTGTTGCTCCCaaagtcccggcctcccagcgCCTCTGTGTCATTGTGgcggtcctggctgggcagagccttcacaggcccTGTCTTGCAGTTGAGGGATTCCGTATCAGTTAAACCAGCGGAGATGATTCTCTTCTCCTCGATGTCTACAAAGCACCgctctgtgtagcatggcggtgCAGTCACCTTGAGCTGTGGCACAGATGCCCTTGAGCTGCGCACAGCCTCCCAGGGCACGTCCCCCACCCAATCCGGACCTCCCAATTGGCTCAGCCCCGGAGGAGCCTACCTGCTcgattggttgcctagcaacacatctcctgttccgcgtcccagctgcacacatttgcgctagaaccagcgacagggcccTCTGTCACAAGCCTCCAGGTTTCTGTCTCGCTACATTATAATTTTGCAACCTGAGAGCTCATCTGTTTGAAATGcagggtgttttctttttttttgtattccttgacctaactgctgcttttgataccctAGATCATaacattcttcttgactgccttcagcaGTATGCTGgcatctctggaacctgtctctcttgGCTGTCCTTTCACTTATCTAACCTGGTCACTTGCGGTGTCCCTCAGGGGTCTGTTcctgggcctcttctcttcaacatttacatgcttcccttgggtcacctcaccCGCCAACATAGCTTCacgtttcactcctatgctgacgacacccagctatataaaataaagatcgattgattgattgactgtccTGTACAATACGGGACGGTTGGTCACCtaccctgaggggtcctgcattgccagtatcactcacaACCCTGTCGTTGTTTGTCACCAGTTGTTTGTATGATATCATATTGTACACTTACgtgttattaattttaataaagtgcaatcggacatggaggatattttatgacaaaataaatgaataaataagcacgactatatattttttaatttctatatttatttagtattcaTTCACAAAATTGAGTTGGGTAGCGTTAGCTCAGCCTTCAGGCCTACTTCCAGCAATTAATTGCAAGGGAACTCTTGTGATTGGCTGGATATATTTGGATATACGTTAACCGCAGATGCACAGTtaaagacaacaaacaaacaaacaaaaaaacatctttacacACAGTACAATATGGATGAGGTTCATGTGCAGGTTTAGAATTTTTTGAATGTGATGCAGAGTCAAAAGATCGTCTCATTCGAGAGCATTATATTAAACATGGATCCATTCAGTTCACCAGAAAAGCAATACTGGTGAGCGCCTGCAGCCTGTCAATCAGGAAGCCTGGAGCACCTCGCTAGCACTTCTAATGCTGAAGCAAACTGCAGACCCTTGTCCTTGGGTTTTAACCCTGTGACCGAGATTCATTAGTTCTAAATCAATGCACTACAGGTGGAATCTCTCAGCAAGGTATATGCTGATATATCACAGGAGCTATAATATATCACCTGCTGCTGTCAGTATTTATATGGTCCATTGGTcctgtttcaatcctaaaattctaggtgctgcaaaagttttggccttagctgtacttAAAACTGAATCAGATTAAACAGGAACGCTTGGCCCTGtcaaaaatgaaaagtttctagagatatttgtatttttgctacAGATGAagatttatttatacatacataaataaataaataagcagtaGCCTACTGTGTTGTATATTACTTATGTTTTCTGCACGTATGCAAACCAGATCAgtactgttctgttctgttcttgcTTAACACAGTATTAATAATGCATATTGGGTATCGCTTGGTGATTCAATCTTGTATCTATCTGTTTTGAATAAAGACTTCAGATCGATCTGCCTAACACTAACctgtgtttgctttgtatttcaacaCTCCGTATTTTGATATACGTTtgtacagttgttgtttttattagtacATTGTGGTTAATTCAGTTCGTTTTAGCTGAAAAACGTTTGGGGGAAAATACAAATCGAATACGGCTGTAAAAAGCAACGTACATGCTTTGAACTTAATGTACTGTAGAGTGTTTTGAAAGCACCTGTTGTTTTCAATGTCGGAGTACGTTGAAGTCACCGCCAgggtgtttttttagtttttttctttgtttttttgtgactgCTCCGAGTGCAGAGCACCGTGTCTCGGGTGAAGCACGCCGCACAGAAGCGGAGGAAGTTTCAAACGGGCATGTGATGCAGACACTTTGACCATCACGTGGGTCAGTGGTCTCATGATCAGACAAAACTAATCTCCCTCTGCCCGTGGTTGGATAACTTCGACCCAAACATGCTTCTCATTGGGTTAATTGAGCGAATATATTTAGCGCAATGAATGCTCATGTGACGCGGGTGGTGGTATTATTGTTCCGGTTGAGCGCAGGAGTTTGCAGTGCGGATCTGAATTCAGCCCGGAGCAGGTTTTTCAATCTCGAAACGATACCATTGCGCTGAGGCTATGGGGCTGTGCAAGTGGGCTGTGATCTCTGTGCTCTCGAGTTGTGTCACAGGTAGGGGGTGTTTAATAATGAGGAAGGCAGGACCTCGCAACGTATACACAACGTTGCAATATTGTATTACTTTACACAGAAAGTGGACGCGTTGCACAATATTAAGAACGACTATTTTGTGAATCGTGATGTATGATATCTCCGGTTTAAACAGTGTTAATATAGTATAGCAGTAATGTAGCTccctttgttgcttttttttttttttttttgtgcgacTTGTTTTTCGCTTGTCAAGTCAGAACAAGTTTACTGACGCTACAAGTTCCATTTAATAACATTATCGGGTGATGTGCAGCTGGAGTGAGTAATTAAACCAGAACTCGCTGTCTAAATACTGTATTGATTTACTGTTACCAGACTTCATTTAATCCCTGTAGTTGCAGACACGCTTTTATGAAGTCTGAATGCAACAACTAAACGTGAATCGAGTTGGCTTTGTTCGGAAGTTggcttgtttttgtattgtacagaATTGGGTATAAACTGAAACCGCTGGCGGGGCTGAGTTGCTTCATTTTGTCAGACAGAGACTTTGACGAAACCCCGATGACTTGTGCAAACAAAACCTCATTTTAAAGTTTAGCAAACTAAAGTTTAGTTAAGAACCATCCTATTTGAGTATTCCGGATCCCCTGGTGCCCATGTAACCCTTCAGGCCTGCAGCCTGTCAATCGGGAAGCTTGGCGCACCTCGCTACATTTCTAATAACTGCAGTTATTAGAAATGCTAGTTCAAGTCACTTATCAagtgttacagctaacttgaaatatgcaactgtttaagagctgaaaacaagtaaaggtacaattaagcaaattatcagttcaattaagggtctagttaagtaattgagagctaggtttgagtgaaaaccagcagccacagggggtccccaggaccgagtttgaaaAGCCCTGTCTTAAATCAATGCACCACAGATGTAATCTCTCAACAAGGTATATGCTAATATACCACAGGAGATGGGCAGCATTTATATGGTCAGTTCTAGTATTAGGAACTTGGGTGTTACTATGGATTCCAAACTAAATACTCTTAGAAGGCTCCAATATGTCCGGAATGCTGCTGTTTCTATCCTAACAAGATCAAAATCTTGTGATCATATCTCACCTGTACTATGTCAACTCCGTTGGTTGCCTGTTAACTTTAGGATTGGTTTCAAAATTGCACTGCTAACCTATACAGCTCTAACTGGTACTGCTTCTTTATATATTGCTGCCCTGCTTACTCCCTATGTCCCTACTCGCAGCCTGCGGTCCTCTGAGGCTGGTCTGTTGGTTGTCCCCAACTCCAAGCTGCACACTCAGGGTGACGGGGCGCTTTTTGTTTGTGCACCCAGACTTTGAAACTCCTTTCCAAATTATGTTAAGTTCAGACTTTTAAATTGGCTTTTAACTGTACCTTTAAGTCTTGTGAAGTGCCTTGGGTTCcttgttgtataaataaaatgtttttgttgtattaacctGCGCTTGTTGATCTTCCCTTAGTGCTGCTGGAAGGCAAGCCTGTGGCAAAGGCTCCTGACTTCGGCGCTGTTTAC
The genomic region above belongs to Polyodon spathula isolate WHYD16114869_AA chromosome 32, ASM1765450v1, whole genome shotgun sequence and contains:
- the LOC121303432 gene encoding cytochrome P450 2K1-like yields the protein MSVISLLLAHTSTVSLALVLTGFIFLYFYWKSSKSSNYSFPPGPPALPVIGNLNILDLHRPYKTLSKLSETYGNVFTFHMGPKKYVVLTGYEAVKEALVTQADDFSERGQTQITEKFSKGGNGILFGKGESWKVMRRFTLSTLRDFGMGKKTTEDRIIEESQRLVEVFQSHKGKPFDPQIIINSAVSNIICSIVFGDRFDYSDAQFLNLQRIVNENIRLIVSPKTQLYNMFPFLGIFLSDHKTFHANRIMFQKYIINTYKDREDTVDSNDLRSFIDTFISRQREEEARNSKYFHQDNLAATAGNLFAAGTETTSTTLRWGLLLMMKYPHIQDKVQEEIESVIGRDRPPQVEDRKSMPYMDAVLHEILRVGNLVPMNLLHETTGDTTFRGYRIPKGTPVIPLLSSVLSDKTQWETPHQFNPNHFLDAQGKFVKRDAFMPFSAGRRVCLGETLAKVELFLFFTMLLQKFHFRPPQEVSPEQLDLTPTPGITSSPQPFQLCALSH